The following coding sequences lie in one Spirosoma sp. KUDC1026 genomic window:
- the rpe gene encoding ribulose-phosphate 3-epimerase: MSQPQIAPSLLAADFLHLDKAFDLINQSEADALHFDVMDGEFVPNISFGFPLLKVAHEHCQKPLDVHLMINQPDRYLEPFAKGGASTIHVHYEACPHLHRTLTRIRELGCRAGVALNPHTPVSLLEDVLEVIDVVLIMSVNPGFGGQSFIPQTLPKIAKLKQLLLAGQSSAQIEVDGGVGLDNARSLLNAGADILVAGSAVFGASDPAAVIRQLKASQQPAMA, from the coding sequence ATGTCGCAACCACAGATCGCTCCTTCGCTGCTGGCCGCCGATTTCCTCCATCTGGACAAGGCGTTTGACTTAATTAACCAGAGTGAAGCCGATGCGCTGCATTTTGACGTAATGGACGGTGAGTTCGTACCCAATATTTCCTTTGGCTTTCCGCTCCTGAAAGTAGCGCACGAGCACTGCCAGAAACCGCTGGACGTACACCTGATGATCAATCAGCCCGACCGGTATCTGGAGCCGTTTGCCAAGGGTGGCGCGTCAACGATTCACGTTCATTACGAAGCCTGTCCCCACCTGCACCGCACGCTTACCCGTATCCGGGAGCTGGGCTGCCGCGCCGGGGTAGCTCTGAATCCACACACGCCGGTTTCGTTGCTGGAAGACGTACTGGAGGTCATTGATGTCGTGCTGATTATGTCGGTCAATCCGGGATTTGGCGGGCAGTCATTCATCCCACAGACCTTACCTAAAATTGCTAAACTGAAGCAGCTTCTGCTGGCCGGGCAGTCCAGCGCGCAGATTGAAGTGGACGGGGGCGTTGGGCTCGACAACGCCCGGTCGCTGCTGAACGCCGGTGCCGATATTCTGGTAGCGGGCAGTGCCGTTTTTGGCGCCAGCGATCCGGCCGCCGTTATCCGCCAGTTAAAAGCCAGTCAGCAGCCAGCGATGGCCTGA
- a CDS encoding alpha-amylase family glycosyl hydrolase codes for MKQSHLAVILCLFLLATACKNTNQNQDASTTFTGDTSITAAPPSPEWAKYASIYEVNIRQFSQEGTFKAVEAQLPRLKEMGVDIIWLMPIFPISQTSKKGTLGSPYAVADYKTVNPDYGTMADFKSLVNRAHALGLRVILDWVANHTGRDHVWVKFHPNWYTQVNGKFVAPVDPATGKPTDWTDVIDLNYDNAEMRLNMMDAMQYWVKEFDVDGYRCDVAGYVPNDFWAEIRPKLDKIKPVFMLAEWEDDPAQFKYFNANYGWSMHNMMKAIAKGARTADKIDSLREANQQRFPPWYYQMLFTQNHDENAWHNTLDEAFGPAANTFIVLSCTLEGMPLVYNGMESNLDKRLSLFEKDTIAWGNYQKNDFFKALLTLKHRNRALWNGRDGGKVVKISTDHDDKVYAFYRQLDNDKVAVILNLSSQEQTVHVSGNGYEGMYTDVFSHQSTELRADQTITLKPWEYRVFTN; via the coding sequence ATGAAGCAATCACATCTGGCCGTTATACTCTGCCTGTTTTTATTGGCAACGGCCTGCAAGAATACGAACCAGAACCAGGACGCATCGACTACGTTCACGGGCGATACATCGATCACAGCCGCGCCCCCCAGCCCCGAATGGGCAAAATATGCGTCGATCTACGAAGTAAACATCCGTCAGTTTTCTCAGGAAGGTACGTTCAAGGCCGTTGAGGCTCAATTGCCCCGTCTGAAAGAGATGGGAGTCGATATTATCTGGCTGATGCCCATTTTCCCGATCAGCCAGACCAGCAAAAAAGGCACGCTGGGTAGCCCCTACGCCGTTGCCGACTACAAAACCGTCAATCCGGACTACGGTACCATGGCGGATTTTAAATCGCTGGTCAACCGGGCGCACGCGCTGGGGCTCCGGGTCATTCTGGACTGGGTAGCCAACCACACGGGCCGCGACCATGTGTGGGTCAAATTCCACCCCAACTGGTACACTCAGGTTAACGGCAAGTTTGTGGCGCCGGTCGACCCCGCTACCGGCAAGCCAACCGACTGGACGGATGTTATCGACCTGAATTACGATAATGCTGAAATGCGCCTGAACATGATGGACGCCATGCAGTATTGGGTGAAAGAGTTTGATGTTGATGGCTACCGCTGCGACGTAGCCGGGTACGTCCCGAATGACTTCTGGGCGGAGATCCGGCCCAAGCTGGACAAGATTAAACCCGTGTTTATGCTGGCCGAATGGGAAGACGACCCGGCGCAGTTCAAGTATTTCAACGCGAACTACGGCTGGAGCATGCATAACATGATGAAAGCCATTGCCAAAGGGGCCCGAACGGCGGACAAAATCGATTCACTGCGGGAAGCTAACCAGCAGCGGTTTCCTCCCTGGTATTACCAGATGCTGTTTACCCAGAATCACGACGAAAACGCCTGGCACAATACGCTGGACGAAGCTTTCGGACCAGCCGCCAACACCTTTATTGTGTTGAGCTGTACGCTCGAAGGGATGCCGCTGGTGTATAACGGCATGGAGTCGAATCTGGATAAACGATTATCTTTATTCGAAAAAGACACCATTGCCTGGGGGAACTACCAAAAAAATGATTTCTTTAAGGCATTACTTACACTCAAACATAGAAACCGGGCGCTCTGGAACGGACGTGACGGTGGCAAAGTCGTTAAAATTTCGACGGATCATGACGACAAGGTGTACGCATTTTACCGCCAGCTCGACAACGATAAAGTAGCCGTTATTCTGAACCTGAGCAGTCAGGAACAGACCGTACATGTATCGGGCAACGGCTACGAAGGCATGTACACCGACGTATTCAGCCACCAATCCACCGAACTACGCGCCGACCAGACGATTACGCTTAAACCCTGGGAATACCGGGTTTTCACCAATTAA
- a CDS encoding OmpA family protein, which yields MQLIPVLFSLALLSAGKPALPTTPPERVSVQWASRVVGVSSEKKGETNGEQYRASQVLGTPSKGPQLGETPCAWAPASADGVNDEWVQVAFAKPQHVRQVVIIENINPGAITQVLLIDEKGTEHSVYQSRGAARSETALRIFPTDYSFASQELKVVLNGAAIPGPNQIDAIGISEETTPVPIGINVSPDTPKDIQKENLGTAINSPGQEVAPVISPDGKTLYFTRNFNKANLGAYDHQDVWYSNYNATARSWGEAVNIGPPINTTGDNAISGMAPDGRTAYLINVYQPDGTLSFGISRSVLTKAGWSQPVECKIANNYNLHDKNQLEFCVSPDNRVIILAVQRKDTQGNRDLYAAFRQPDGTWAEPVTLGRVVNSADFESSPFLAADNRTLYFTSGGHPGYGNGDIFVTRRLDDTWTNWSEPENLGAAINTPEWDGYFTIPASGDYAYLSSRAGSMGEDDIFRLKLYPGIKPDPVAIISGVVLDAQSKKPITSEVISSVPGEEKETAKVDYNPETGEYKFIVPTKKSYVIKAIKEGYFPTTETLDLSREKRFRDIRKNLYLTKIEAGKKITMREVLFQQSQYTLLPGADTELDYMVEMLNKYPTMELLIEGHTDNQGDWEPNMKLSEDRVRAVKEYLTGKGVAESRLQTKAWGPSKPVASNESEEKRKMNRRVEFTILKL from the coding sequence ATGCAGCTTATTCCGGTTCTTTTCAGCCTGGCACTTCTTTCCGCCGGTAAGCCAGCATTGCCCACTACACCACCCGAACGCGTATCGGTGCAATGGGCCAGTCGGGTTGTCGGTGTTTCATCGGAAAAGAAAGGCGAAACGAACGGGGAGCAGTACCGGGCTTCGCAGGTACTGGGCACACCCAGCAAAGGACCTCAACTTGGCGAAACACCCTGCGCCTGGGCCCCCGCTTCGGCCGATGGCGTCAACGACGAGTGGGTTCAAGTAGCTTTTGCCAAACCGCAGCACGTTCGGCAGGTCGTTATCATCGAAAACATAAACCCCGGCGCCATAACGCAGGTGCTGTTGATTGACGAGAAAGGCACCGAACATTCCGTTTACCAGAGCCGCGGGGCTGCCCGCAGCGAAACGGCACTACGCATCTTCCCAACCGACTATTCATTTGCCAGCCAGGAACTTAAAGTAGTACTGAACGGGGCAGCTATTCCCGGCCCGAATCAGATCGACGCCATCGGCATTTCGGAAGAAACAACGCCGGTTCCGATTGGTATCAACGTATCGCCCGATACGCCCAAAGACATTCAGAAAGAAAACCTGGGCACAGCGATCAACTCGCCGGGTCAGGAAGTGGCGCCGGTCATTTCGCCCGATGGCAAGACGCTTTATTTTACCCGAAATTTCAACAAAGCCAACCTCGGCGCCTACGACCATCAGGATGTCTGGTATTCCAATTACAATGCCACCGCCCGAAGCTGGGGCGAAGCGGTTAATATTGGTCCGCCCATCAACACTACCGGCGATAATGCCATCAGCGGCATGGCGCCGGACGGCCGGACAGCCTATCTCATCAATGTGTATCAGCCGGACGGTACGTTATCGTTCGGAATTTCCCGTTCTGTACTGACCAAGGCGGGCTGGTCGCAACCCGTTGAGTGTAAGATCGCCAACAACTATAACCTCCACGATAAAAACCAGCTGGAATTCTGCGTCTCGCCCGACAACCGGGTTATCATACTGGCGGTGCAGCGCAAGGACACGCAGGGTAACCGCGACCTGTATGCCGCCTTCCGACAGCCCGACGGTACCTGGGCCGAGCCGGTTACGCTGGGCAGGGTCGTTAACTCCGCCGATTTTGAGAGTTCACCGTTTTTGGCGGCCGACAACCGGACTCTGTATTTTACGTCGGGCGGGCACCCCGGCTACGGGAACGGTGATATTTTTGTCACCCGTCGGCTGGATGATACGTGGACGAACTGGAGTGAACCCGAAAACTTGGGAGCGGCCATTAATACACCCGAGTGGGACGGGTATTTCACAATTCCAGCCTCGGGCGATTATGCCTATCTAAGCTCGCGGGCGGGTTCCATGGGCGAAGACGACATTTTCCGACTGAAGCTATATCCGGGCATCAAACCCGATCCAGTCGCTATCATTTCGGGCGTTGTTCTGGACGCGCAGAGCAAAAAACCGATTACTTCAGAAGTCATTTCCAGCGTTCCGGGCGAAGAAAAAGAAACCGCCAAGGTCGACTACAATCCTGAAACGGGCGAGTACAAATTCATTGTGCCGACCAAGAAAAGTTACGTCATCAAGGCGATCAAGGAGGGCTATTTCCCCACGACGGAAACGCTTGACCTGAGCCGGGAAAAGCGATTCCGCGACATTCGCAAGAATCTATACCTAACCAAGATCGAAGCCGGTAAGAAAATTACGATGCGGGAGGTGCTGTTTCAGCAGAGCCAGTACACCCTGCTGCCGGGTGCCGATACGGAACTGGATTACATGGTGGAGATGCTGAATAAATACCCCACAATGGAGCTTCTAATTGAAGGGCATACCGATAACCAGGGTGACTGGGAGCCTAACATGAAGCTCTCCGAAGACCGGGTTCGGGCGGTTAAAGAGTATCTGACAGGTAAAGGTGTTGCCGAGAGTCGACTTCAGACAAAAGCCTGGGGCCCCAGCAAACCTGTGGCCAGCAACGAAAGCGAAGAGAAGCGTAAAATGAACCGACGGGTCGAATTCACAATCTTAAAGCTGTAA
- a CDS encoding glycosyltransferase family 39 protein, giving the protein MFSLSSRNSNVLLGILLVLGLALRLYRLDTYGIYFDEKSTLLVSQGVVLEGFNQKDVFDKPYFTPAEFWKPKTFSDFIEANIRGDIGNSPAYYGVVWLWMEIFGRSDASLRMPSVIFSVLIIGLLFVFVRRHFRFLGDEESTRLALLSAAIATIEPFFVAYSHIARNYSMTFFMTLLATHWFLLIMERVRTSQLVVRPAASGGLSLPVLYLCYGLVFITAVLCHYLTVTVFLCHGLYALLYLRNGRAWITLAVTGATGLGLVSLWFIFGGGKYTFYTLNYQRDFYRNIALTNPMGSPFGVILPATIPNIAKRAVPIFSDLFIFTNGLGAVLGGIRNSALALGLGAGATFIIHRYARISQPPVWVYVAVPILLLIGLPVYSVEPLHLLVLSVAIPFIYLISQYVASQIKSKEQHLTVMLLLLTFIPTFFLLFMAWRSGHTFGITQRYSGFSFPYVCILVSMGLLQLPKLRPWFSLPIAAVLAVQALFIVLLLGNIYADIAPKYTYFDKPRIANPYWSSAKKLEELYAPGDTILYPNQKRVIYSEKIDKTYSPVSLLDAQLVNVYLPEDATYIQRIDPNEHDRIVLVKGNSGKKITIFDLKGTTYRYGQ; this is encoded by the coding sequence ATGTTTAGTTTATCCTCCCGTAACTCCAACGTTTTGTTGGGTATCCTGCTCGTTCTGGGGCTAGCGCTTCGTTTGTATCGTCTGGATACGTACGGTATCTATTTTGACGAAAAATCGACGTTACTGGTCAGTCAGGGCGTTGTTCTGGAAGGGTTTAACCAGAAAGACGTTTTTGATAAGCCTTATTTTACCCCGGCTGAGTTCTGGAAACCCAAAACGTTTTCCGACTTCATCGAAGCTAACATTCGGGGGGATATTGGCAACAGCCCGGCTTACTACGGCGTTGTCTGGCTCTGGATGGAAATCTTCGGCCGCAGCGATGCATCGTTACGTATGCCCTCGGTTATTTTCAGCGTCCTGATTATCGGTCTCCTGTTCGTCTTTGTCCGACGGCACTTCCGCTTTCTGGGCGATGAGGAATCGACCAGGCTGGCCCTGCTGAGTGCTGCCATTGCCACCATCGAGCCCTTCTTTGTGGCGTATAGCCACATTGCCCGCAACTATTCCATGACGTTTTTCATGACGTTGCTGGCGACTCATTGGTTTCTGCTCATTATGGAGCGTGTCCGAACCAGCCAGCTCGTCGTTCGTCCGGCTGCCTCCGGGGGGCTTTCTCTACCGGTACTTTACCTGTGTTACGGCCTGGTTTTTATCACGGCGGTGCTGTGCCATTATCTCACGGTTACGGTCTTTCTATGTCACGGCCTGTACGCCCTTTTATACTTACGTAATGGACGGGCATGGATTACCCTGGCCGTTACCGGTGCTACTGGGCTGGGGTTGGTTTCACTCTGGTTTATTTTCGGCGGAGGAAAATACACGTTCTATACCCTTAACTACCAGCGCGATTTCTACCGAAACATTGCCCTGACCAACCCCATGGGCAGTCCCTTTGGGGTTATTTTGCCCGCTACCATTCCGAACATCGCCAAACGGGCTGTACCAATTTTCTCAGACCTGTTCATCTTTACGAACGGGCTGGGCGCGGTGCTGGGTGGAATCCGCAATTCGGCGCTGGCGTTGGGTCTGGGTGCGGGCGCTACGTTTATCATACACCGCTACGCCCGGATCAGCCAGCCACCAGTCTGGGTGTATGTCGCCGTACCCATCCTGCTGCTGATTGGCCTGCCTGTTTATTCGGTCGAGCCGCTGCATTTGCTGGTTTTGTCGGTAGCGATTCCGTTCATCTATCTCATCAGTCAATACGTAGCAAGTCAAATCAAATCGAAAGAGCAGCATCTGACAGTCATGCTGCTCCTGCTGACCTTTATTCCGACGTTTTTCCTGCTGTTTATGGCCTGGCGGTCGGGGCACACGTTCGGAATTACACAGCGGTATTCGGGCTTTTCATTTCCGTACGTTTGCATACTGGTATCGATGGGGCTGCTGCAACTGCCCAAGCTACGTCCCTGGTTCAGCCTGCCGATCGCAGCCGTACTAGCAGTTCAGGCACTATTCATCGTTCTGCTGCTGGGAAATATTTACGCCGACATAGCTCCCAAGTACACCTACTTCGATAAACCGCGTATTGCCAATCCGTACTGGTCGTCGGCGAAGAAACTCGAAGAACTTTACGCCCCCGGCGACACCATTCTGTACCCAAACCAGAAGCGTGTTATTTACTCGGAGAAGATTGACAAGACGTATTCACCGGTTTCCTTGCTAGATGCGCAGTTGGTGAACGTTTACCTCCCGGAGGACGCAACTTATATTCAGCGTATCGATCCAAACGAACACGACCGGATTGTACTCGTCAAGGGCAACTCCGGCAAGAAAATTACTATTTTTGATCTCAAAGGAACGACTTATCGGTACGGTCAGTAA
- a CDS encoding transketolase, with amino-acid sequence METTDHHQLQGQLRLKILGLYHQVNAGHIGCSLSCVDLMIATLVMRKREQDTFLLSKGHAAASLYACLHHLGEISDEELATYYQNGTTLPAHPAPRKHRGIPFATGSLGHGLPIGTGIAMAGKLQGDDSRVFVLMSDGETNEGTTWEAAHFAIQHQLDNLIVLIDKNGLQGFGQTDKVMGDTADVRTWEAMGFETVTVDGHDVDALLTTLDQLMASTSGKPKVIVAQTVKGKGVSYMENRLEWHYLPMTAAQYEQAQQDVQERYLLTSLA; translated from the coding sequence ATGGAAACGACAGATCACCACCAGCTACAGGGCCAGCTTCGGCTGAAAATTCTGGGTCTTTATCATCAGGTCAACGCTGGCCATATCGGCTGTTCGCTGAGCTGCGTCGATCTAATGATTGCGACGCTGGTGATGCGCAAACGGGAACAGGATACTTTCCTGCTGTCGAAGGGACACGCGGCTGCTTCGCTTTACGCCTGTCTGCACCATCTGGGCGAGATTTCGGACGAAGAACTGGCAACGTACTACCAGAACGGAACGACGCTGCCTGCTCACCCGGCCCCCCGCAAACACCGGGGCATTCCGTTTGCTACGGGTTCACTGGGTCACGGATTGCCTATCGGCACGGGTATCGCCATGGCGGGGAAACTCCAGGGCGACGACTCACGGGTTTTCGTGCTGATGTCCGACGGAGAAACCAACGAAGGGACCACTTGGGAAGCCGCTCATTTCGCCATTCAGCACCAGTTGGATAACCTCATCGTGCTGATTGATAAGAATGGGCTCCAGGGTTTTGGGCAGACGGACAAGGTGATGGGCGATACAGCCGACGTTCGCACCTGGGAAGCCATGGGGTTTGAAACGGTTACGGTAGATGGCCATGATGTTGACGCCTTATTGACAACGCTGGACCAGTTGATGGCGTCGACAAGCGGTAAACCGAAAGTGATTGTTGCCCAAACGGTTAAGGGAAAGGGCGTATCGTACATGGAAAACCGGCTGGAATGGCACTACCTACCAATGACGGCCGCCCAGTATGAACAGGCACAACAGGACGTTCAGGAACGTTATCTGCTTACTTCACTCGCCTGA
- a CDS encoding NAD-dependent epimerase/dehydratase family protein: protein MNQSAPTLLPDKISRLQGPIVVFGASGFIGANLFEQLFRTRQDVYALTHDATKAWRLKLLDVPAENVIHCDILSNTSVQDVFGRIKPKTIFNLAAYGAYSKQKNVTLTYETNVLGTVNILENCTPDMAYIHAGSSSEYGFNCTAPKETDPVEPNSHYAVSKVSAAYTLDYYAKLHQLKTLNLRLYSIYGGWEEPDRLIPRLVEEARNGKFPPLVSPDISRDFVYVDDCVDAFVQAALRVSPEISGRSYNIATGTKTTMRELVDVTRQTFGITQEPVWGSMANRNWDLAEWYGDATAAQADLGWQATTSLSDGLRKTADWQVAHQYEERVIPAFKTPTLNPVISPIIACYRDAQAIPYMYERLVKTFNEMKVRYEIIFVNDNSPDNTDEVLEAICAKDSNVIAIKHSRNFGSQSAFLSGMEIASGDMVVLMDGDLQDPPEVIPSFYEKWQQGFDVVYGVRVQREMPAHVHFFYKQFYRLFKRTAYINIPVDAGDFSIIDRKVVRELVNLPETEQFLRGLRAWVGFKQTGVDYVRPERMFGVSTNNWTKNIWWAKKAIFSFSFAPLELMTYAGFVLTGLSMLGIVWQIMARLLNFDPNTPYGISTVLVLIMFFGGINLLGISFLGEYISKIFEETKKRPKFIRTSVRKGAKTYRTAAEIKTLVEQRSNK from the coding sequence ATGAATCAGTCTGCCCCAACATTGCTACCAGATAAAATTAGTCGGCTTCAGGGCCCAATCGTTGTTTTCGGCGCCAGCGGCTTCATCGGCGCGAACCTGTTCGAACAGCTTTTCCGTACGCGTCAGGATGTTTACGCATTAACCCACGACGCCACCAAAGCCTGGCGGCTCAAGCTGCTGGACGTTCCCGCCGAAAACGTTATTCACTGCGATATTCTATCAAATACGTCAGTTCAGGATGTTTTTGGCCGGATTAAGCCAAAAACGATCTTCAACCTGGCGGCTTATGGTGCCTACAGCAAGCAGAAGAACGTAACGCTCACCTACGAAACCAACGTACTGGGTACGGTCAACATTCTGGAGAACTGTACGCCAGACATGGCCTATATCCACGCTGGCAGCAGTTCGGAGTATGGCTTCAATTGTACGGCTCCGAAAGAAACGGACCCCGTTGAGCCAAACAGCCACTACGCCGTTTCTAAAGTTTCGGCCGCTTATACGCTGGACTATTACGCGAAACTTCACCAGCTTAAAACGCTGAATCTGCGACTCTATTCGATCTACGGCGGCTGGGAAGAACCTGATCGGCTGATTCCCCGGCTGGTGGAAGAAGCCAGGAACGGCAAATTCCCCCCCCTGGTTTCGCCCGATATCAGCCGTGATTTTGTGTATGTCGATGATTGCGTCGACGCGTTCGTGCAGGCAGCGCTGCGGGTCAGTCCCGAAATCAGCGGCCGTTCGTATAACATCGCTACCGGAACGAAAACGACCATGCGTGAGCTGGTCGACGTAACGCGGCAGACGTTTGGCATTACGCAGGAACCCGTGTGGGGCAGTATGGCCAACCGGAACTGGGACCTGGCCGAATGGTACGGTGATGCGACGGCTGCCCAGGCCGATCTGGGCTGGCAGGCCACGACCAGCCTGAGCGATGGGCTACGCAAAACCGCTGACTGGCAGGTGGCTCACCAGTATGAAGAACGGGTCATTCCAGCCTTCAAAACGCCCACGCTGAATCCGGTCATCTCGCCCATCATTGCCTGTTACCGGGATGCTCAGGCTATCCCGTACATGTACGAACGGCTGGTGAAAACCTTCAACGAAATGAAGGTGCGGTACGAGATCATTTTCGTGAACGACAACTCGCCGGATAATACGGACGAAGTGCTGGAAGCCATCTGCGCCAAAGACTCGAACGTAATTGCCATTAAACACTCCCGGAACTTCGGCTCGCAGTCAGCTTTCCTGAGCGGGATGGAGATTGCCTCAGGCGACATGGTTGTACTGATGGACGGGGACTTGCAGGACCCGCCGGAAGTCATTCCGAGCTTCTACGAAAAGTGGCAGCAAGGTTTCGACGTGGTATATGGCGTTCGGGTGCAGCGCGAAATGCCCGCTCACGTTCATTTTTTCTACAAGCAATTCTACCGCCTGTTTAAACGGACGGCTTACATTAATATCCCGGTCGACGCAGGCGATTTCTCGATTATTGACCGGAAAGTCGTACGCGAACTGGTGAACCTGCCCGAAACCGAGCAGTTTCTGAGAGGGCTTCGGGCCTGGGTCGGCTTCAAACAGACAGGCGTAGATTACGTCCGGCCGGAACGTATGTTTGGCGTATCGACCAACAACTGGACCAAGAACATCTGGTGGGCTAAGAAAGCCATTTTCTCGTTCAGCTTTGCCCCATTGGAACTGATGACCTACGCGGGTTTTGTCCTGACGGGCCTATCGATGCTGGGGATCGTCTGGCAGATCATGGCTCGGCTGTTGAATTTCGATCCAAATACGCCATACGGCATTTCGACCGTTCTGGTATTGATCATGTTCTTCGGCGGCATCAACCTGCTGGGTATTTCGTTCCTGGGCGAATACATCAGCAAGATTTTTGAGGAAACGAAAAAACGACCGAAGTTCATCCGGACCTCGGTACGAAAGGGAGCAAAAACGTACCGGACAGCGGCAGAAATAAAAACTCTGGTTGAGCAACGTAGCAACAAATAA
- a CDS encoding transketolase family protein, protein MRKEFSAAIEQLAQEDDKLIFITGDLGYSALENVADVLGPRFINAGVAEQNMVGMAAGLAYRGYKVFCYSIAPFAVYRCLEQFRNDVCLHNMPVFLVGNGGGYGYGIMGSTHHAIEDLACLSGLQNVNTYIPAFADEVAPMLSQILAESRPAYLRLGAGPKTPDDSETIGTFKHIARSTESLGTVVALGPVAANVLTALQDELLANQFDVFTATNLPLDLPAELAHRWAGKPMLVVEEHVSTGGLAQQLSVKLLADGAAPSHFVSLSAQGYPNGLYGDQKYHQQQSGLDPANIARQLSGFTFN, encoded by the coding sequence ATGCGTAAAGAATTTTCAGCCGCCATCGAACAGCTGGCGCAGGAAGACGATAAACTGATTTTCATAACGGGCGACTTGGGCTACAGCGCACTCGAAAACGTAGCCGACGTACTCGGTCCCCGGTTCATCAACGCCGGTGTGGCCGAACAGAACATGGTAGGAATGGCGGCCGGTCTGGCCTACCGTGGCTATAAAGTGTTCTGTTACAGCATTGCTCCGTTTGCCGTATATCGCTGCCTGGAACAGTTCCGGAACGATGTCTGCCTGCACAACATGCCCGTTTTTCTGGTGGGCAACGGCGGTGGATATGGCTACGGCATTATGGGCAGTACGCACCATGCCATCGAAGATCTGGCCTGTCTGAGTGGCCTGCAGAATGTCAATACGTACATTCCGGCTTTCGCCGATGAAGTAGCGCCTATGCTCAGCCAGATTCTGGCCGAAAGCCGTCCGGCTTACCTACGGCTGGGTGCCGGGCCTAAAACCCCTGATGATTCGGAAACGATTGGTACGTTCAAACACATAGCTCGTAGTACAGAATCGCTGGGTACGGTCGTAGCCTTAGGCCCTGTAGCGGCCAACGTGCTAACGGCGCTGCAGGATGAACTCCTGGCGAACCAGTTCGACGTTTTTACGGCCACCAACCTTCCCCTCGACCTGCCTGCAGAACTGGCTCACCGTTGGGCCGGGAAACCGATGCTGGTTGTTGAAGAACACGTATCAACGGGAGGACTGGCGCAGCAATTGTCCGTCAAGCTCCTGGCCGACGGGGCTGCTCCCAGCCATTTTGTGAGTTTGTCGGCACAGGGATACCCCAACGGGCTTTACGGCGATCAGAAATACCACCAGCAGCAGTCAGGACTTGATCCGGCTAATATTGCCCGCCAATTATCAGGCTTTACGTTCAACTAA
- a CDS encoding acyltransferase family protein has translation MVNETLSPTTSRPALNHLLQLDGVRFIAVGLVLCDHWLAGRVDLQLELGALGVTIFFVLSGFLITRILLSSKDKLSNQPGGGLGKYLKIFYIRRTVRIFPIYYLTLFVLYALNEPPVRKTIGWLALYATNIYIVYNMTWLGTVDHLWSLAVEEQFYLFFPLLLFFVPRRWVLTTAMVMIIGAVALRYAVDQAHLPWFVNYVSTPTCLDSFGLGAIMAYWWLYQREQFERFFRNNLGLIASILLLWLVVYMIDVLPDAPSTIRVYGHHNVMSNVWERLAGSLVGFFLIGRAVLGFGGPMKWLLENAVSQYMGRISYGIYLFHNFVYNAYHTQPTHFTLRAWRRITDVLPVLNSTYFFEFCFFLFLTVALATISWFVIEKPINSLKDRFTY, from the coding sequence ATGGTAAACGAAACCTTATCCCCCACTACGTCCCGCCCTGCTTTGAATCACCTCCTGCAACTGGATGGTGTGCGTTTCATCGCGGTCGGACTGGTTTTATGTGATCACTGGCTGGCGGGTCGGGTTGATCTGCAACTGGAACTGGGTGCCCTGGGGGTCACCATCTTTTTTGTCCTGAGTGGGTTTCTGATTACCCGGATTCTATTGTCGAGCAAAGACAAACTCAGCAATCAACCCGGTGGTGGACTGGGTAAGTACCTCAAAATTTTTTACATCCGTCGGACGGTCCGTATTTTCCCCATTTACTACCTCACGCTGTTCGTCCTCTACGCGCTCAACGAACCTCCGGTCCGGAAAACGATTGGCTGGCTGGCACTTTACGCCACCAACATTTACATCGTTTACAACATGACCTGGCTGGGTACCGTCGACCATCTCTGGTCGCTGGCTGTTGAAGAGCAGTTTTATCTGTTCTTTCCGCTATTGCTGTTTTTTGTGCCCCGGCGTTGGGTGCTCACGACGGCTATGGTTATGATTATTGGCGCAGTGGCCTTACGCTACGCTGTCGATCAGGCACATCTGCCCTGGTTTGTCAATTACGTCAGCACCCCCACCTGCCTCGATTCGTTTGGTCTAGGGGCCATTATGGCCTACTGGTGGCTCTACCAGCGGGAGCAGTTCGAGCGTTTTTTCCGCAACAACCTGGGGCTGATAGCCAGTATTCTGCTGTTGTGGCTGGTTGTGTATATGATTGACGTACTGCCCGATGCACCCAGTACGATACGGGTCTACGGACATCATAATGTCATGTCCAATGTATGGGAGCGGCTGGCGGGTTCGCTGGTTGGCTTTTTTCTGATCGGGCGGGCAGTGCTGGGTTTTGGCGGACCAATGAAATGGCTGCTCGAGAACGCGGTCAGCCAATACATGGGGCGGATCAGCTACGGGATTTACTTGTTCCATAATTTCGTCTACAACGCTTACCACACTCAGCCAACCCATTTTACGCTACGGGCCTGGCGCCGGATTACGGACGTACTGCCGGTTCTGAACAGCACTTATTTTTTCGAGTTCTGTTTTTTTCTATTCCTGACGGTTGCGCTGGCCACAATTTCCTGGTTTGTCATCGAAAAACCGATTAATAGTCTGAAAGATCGGTTCACTTATTGA